A genomic window from Gemmatimonadota bacterium includes:
- a CDS encoding response regulator: MAENETFDRTPLALVVEGNESLSSTLVDLLGNHGFAVLRAGGARQALELLGKVRPDLLLIGLVLPDGIGPDVVRALERIPTVRSSTPIAMVSDRPLDPASRVESFEVGAWAVLEPPFEQGQLVPQLRAFVAAKLDADAAREEGLLDPTTGFYNIRGVLRRVGEVTADAARYRRPVACVVVGPDRDTESATWDRQTAERVSEQIAVGITATTRLSDTLGRLGETDFVVVAAGTDEVGANRLAQRLLDRLDTSTEDVFQRPLRLRAGVYAVSGSDEDAVIPVDLLTRATLALRRGQDQGEAGRIFGYDRM, translated from the coding sequence ATGGCCGAGAACGAGACGTTCGACCGGACGCCTTTGGCGCTGGTCGTGGAGGGAAACGAGTCCCTGTCGTCGACGCTGGTCGACCTGCTCGGCAATCACGGCTTCGCCGTGCTCCGGGCGGGCGGGGCCCGGCAGGCCCTGGAGCTGCTCGGCAAGGTGCGTCCCGATCTGCTGCTGATCGGACTCGTGCTCCCCGACGGCATCGGACCGGACGTCGTGCGGGCGCTCGAGCGCATCCCCACGGTCCGTTCCAGCACGCCCATCGCGATGGTCTCCGACCGTCCGCTCGACCCCGCCTCGCGGGTCGAGAGCTTCGAGGTCGGCGCCTGGGCGGTCCTGGAGCCCCCGTTCGAGCAGGGCCAGCTCGTGCCCCAGCTGCGCGCCTTCGTCGCGGCCAAGCTGGATGCCGACGCAGCGCGCGAAGAGGGCCTGCTGGATCCGACCACCGGCTTCTACAACATCCGCGGTGTGCTGCGCCGGGTGGGGGAGGTCACCGCGGACGCCGCCCGCTACCGGCGTCCGGTCGCGTGCGTGGTCGTGGGTCCGGATCGCGACACCGAGAGCGCCACCTGGGACCGCCAGACCGCGGAGCGCGTGAGCGAGCAGATCGCGGTGGGGATCACGGCCACCACGCGGCTCTCGGATACGCTGGGCCGGTTGGGCGAGACCGACTTCGTGGTGGTGGCGGCGGGCACCGACGAGGTCGGGGCCAATCGGCTCGCCCAACGCCTGCTCGACCGGCTGGACACGAGCACCGAGGACGTCTTCCAGCGGCCGCTGCGGCTGCGGGCGGGCGTCTACGCCGTCTCCGGCTCGGACGAGGATGCGGTCATCCCGGTGGACCTGCTCACGCGCGCCACGTTGGCCCTCCGCCGCGGGCAGGACCAGGGCGAGGCCGGCCGGATCTTCGGATACGACCGCATGTGA
- a CDS encoding polysaccharide biosynthesis tyrosine autokinase yields MSELLPAGSHGPIHPAPHDPRLAGPVFDAGQEEEGGVSWRRYVSAVMRQKWLPAVTLLVGALVSVGVWMWIQPEYTASASLWVEPETDPRRGPIQSQQLLQEYAWVDLLTSPPVVEPVVRRLRLYILPATAADSAVVAGLNISESPLTGTFRLSVDPAGERYTLARDDGAVLEEGSTDQPIGRALGWDWRPGPGQLTANRIIDFTVRDPVGVARELGGRLTPEVRGPASFIHLTLRGNDPRLVSQIVNGVAEEHVRMATELKRAKADDLTRQLAEQRDRVYQELQEKELSLEQFRIQTITEPNERAVVAPGLQMTQGPVMQDFFTKRLRLDQIDQDRRRIRAAMAATPLNIEALEFVPAVQNSRPLMGAMSELTTAKADMRTLLYRYTPEDPRVVEKQNIVTTLENQVIPTLAGQVLEGLAAEERHLQQDVDQASASLRSIPERQLQEDRLTRDATSAQALFQDINNRYETARLAAASTVPDVRVWSRASPIATPIPDQRLSLVMVILLGSLGVGLLGAILLDRIDPRVHYPEQVTSEMGLSILGAVPPILREPGKKGEENTLQVVEAFRELRLNLLYAYGSAGPGPLLLTITSPGSGDGKSLITANLGVAFAELGRKTLIIDGDTRRGDVHQLLGRSRKPGLTDYLAGNASLSEIIQKTEYESLDVISSGSRLAHAPELLGSLEMRELFADLRTQYGVILVDSSPLGAGSDAFLLGTLTGTLVMILRTGATNRELTLARLAPLARLPVRILGAILNDVQPGGVYRYYTSYLPGYGATEEGDESGRHALSAASET; encoded by the coding sequence ATGTCCGAATTGCTACCCGCCGGGTCCCACGGGCCCATCCATCCGGCGCCGCACGACCCCCGCCTTGCCGGGCCGGTCTTCGACGCCGGGCAGGAGGAGGAGGGAGGGGTCTCCTGGCGGCGCTACGTATCGGCGGTGATGCGCCAGAAGTGGCTGCCGGCGGTGACGCTGCTCGTCGGTGCCCTGGTCTCCGTCGGGGTCTGGATGTGGATCCAGCCGGAGTACACGGCCTCCGCCAGCCTCTGGGTGGAGCCCGAGACGGATCCGCGACGCGGGCCCATCCAGTCCCAACAGCTCCTCCAGGAGTACGCCTGGGTGGACCTGTTGACGTCGCCGCCCGTGGTCGAGCCGGTCGTGCGGCGGCTGCGCCTGTACATCCTCCCGGCGACTGCCGCCGACTCGGCGGTCGTGGCCGGGCTGAACATCTCCGAGAGCCCCCTCACGGGGACCTTCCGTCTGTCCGTGGATCCGGCCGGGGAGCGCTACACCCTCGCCCGGGACGACGGCGCGGTCCTGGAGGAAGGCAGCACGGACCAGCCGATCGGTCGGGCGCTGGGCTGGGATTGGCGTCCCGGACCGGGGCAGCTCACCGCGAACCGGATCATCGACTTCACCGTCCGGGACCCGGTCGGGGTGGCGCGTGAGCTCGGTGGACGGCTGACTCCGGAGGTGCGGGGCCCTGCCTCGTTCATCCACCTGACGTTGAGGGGCAACGACCCCCGCCTGGTCTCCCAGATCGTCAACGGGGTGGCCGAAGAGCACGTGCGCATGGCCACCGAGCTCAAGCGTGCCAAGGCGGACGATCTCACGCGCCAGCTCGCCGAGCAGCGGGACCGCGTCTACCAGGAGCTCCAGGAGAAGGAGCTGTCGCTCGAGCAGTTCCGGATCCAGACCATCACGGAGCCCAACGAGCGGGCCGTGGTGGCCCCGGGGCTCCAGATGACCCAGGGCCCGGTGATGCAGGACTTCTTCACCAAGCGCCTGCGGCTCGACCAGATCGACCAGGATCGCCGCCGCATCCGCGCCGCCATGGCCGCGACGCCCCTGAATATCGAGGCGCTCGAGTTCGTGCCGGCCGTGCAGAACTCGCGGCCGCTCATGGGCGCGATGTCGGAGCTGACCACCGCGAAGGCGGACATGCGCACCCTGCTCTACCGCTACACGCCCGAGGATCCGCGCGTGGTGGAGAAGCAGAACATCGTCACGACCCTGGAGAACCAGGTCATCCCCACCCTCGCCGGCCAGGTGCTCGAGGGGCTGGCCGCGGAGGAGCGCCATCTGCAGCAGGATGTCGACCAGGCGTCGGCCAGCCTGCGCAGCATCCCGGAGCGCCAGCTCCAGGAAGACCGGCTGACGCGGGACGCGACGAGTGCCCAGGCCTTGTTCCAGGACATCAACAACCGCTACGAGACCGCCCGCCTGGCCGCAGCCAGCACGGTGCCCGACGTGCGGGTGTGGAGCCGCGCCAGCCCCATTGCCACCCCGATCCCGGACCAGCGCCTCAGCCTGGTGATGGTGATCCTCCTGGGCAGCCTGGGCGTCGGCCTGTTGGGCGCCATCCTCCTGGACCGGATCGATCCACGGGTCCACTATCCGGAGCAGGTCACCTCCGAGATGGGCCTGAGCATCCTGGGTGCCGTTCCCCCCATCCTGCGCGAGCCGGGCAAGAAGGGCGAAGAGAACACGCTCCAGGTGGTGGAGGCCTTCCGCGAGCTGCGCCTCAACCTGCTCTACGCGTACGGAAGCGCCGGCCCCGGGCCGTTGTTGCTGACGATCACCAGCCCCGGGAGCGGCGACGGGAAGTCCCTGATCACCGCCAATCTGGGTGTGGCGTTCGCCGAGCTGGGTCGCAAGACGCTCATCATCGACGGCGACACCCGTCGTGGAGACGTGCACCAACTGCTGGGGCGGTCGCGCAAGCCCGGCTTGACGGACTACCTGGCCGGGAACGCGTCCCTGTCGGAGATCATCCAGAAGACCGAGTACGAGTCGCTGGACGTGATCAGCTCCGGCTCGCGCCTGGCGCACGCGCCCGAGCTGCTGGGCTCGTTGGAGATGCGTGAGCTGTTCGCGGACCTGCGCACGCAGTATGGCGTGATCCTGGTGGACAGCTCGCCGCTGGGCGCCGGCAGCGATGCGTTCCTGCTCGGGACCCTGACCGGAACGCTGGTCATGATCCTGCGCACCGGGGCCACCAACCGGGAGCTCACCCTCGCGCGTCTGGCTCCGCTGGCGCGTCTGCCCGTGCGCATCCTGGGAGCGATCCTCAACGACGTGCAGCCGGGCGGCGTCTACCGCTACTACACCTCCTACCTGCCGGGCTACGGCGCCACGGAGGAGGGGGACGAGTCGGGCCGGCACGCCCTGTCGGCGGCCAGCGAGACCTGA
- a CDS encoding sigma-54 dependent transcriptional regulator yields the protein MANQLVDAEVKSSISVLVVDDEHTLRESCAGLLRAEGYQVEMCGRGDDAQELLRRRPFDLVLLDLYMSQVPGMEILGSALEANPDSIVIVMTGNPSVESSIEALRAGAWDYIPKPFSATHLQILMGRAAHAVTVARESRAGQSDPLKAVGPEGKITLLGVSAAFQRVVELARKVARTDASVFITGESGSGKEVIAQFIHHNSRRSSREMIPLNCAALPETLLESEMFGHVEGAFTGAVKEKIGLLEAANGGTLFLDELTEMPLPIQAKLLRVIQDGVVRRLGSTSTDAVVNVRFLAGTNEDPMGAVEKGKLRRDLYYRLRVVPIHIPPLRERPEDIPVLAEHFLKQFWKQHRGANEEAPRLTDEAIDALLDCPWRGNVRELRNVMEHSVVLLQPGVDIQADQIPFIDRAEGGEVSTGGNLLREVPLNQDYHTAREQVLAEFEKSYLQRIVRTARGNMSDAARIAGVDRTTLYRLMQKHGLDRHDLLTRGD from the coding sequence ATGGCGAACCAGCTCGTCGACGCGGAAGTCAAGAGCTCGATCAGCGTCCTGGTGGTCGACGACGAGCATACCCTCCGGGAAAGCTGCGCCGGCCTCCTCCGCGCCGAAGGCTACCAGGTGGAGATGTGTGGTCGGGGCGACGACGCGCAGGAGCTCCTGCGGCGGAGGCCCTTCGACCTCGTGCTCCTCGACCTCTACATGTCCCAGGTGCCGGGCATGGAGATCCTGGGCTCCGCGCTCGAGGCCAATCCCGACTCCATCGTCATCGTCATGACCGGCAACCCGAGCGTGGAGTCCTCGATCGAGGCGCTGCGGGCGGGAGCCTGGGACTACATCCCCAAGCCGTTCTCGGCGACACACCTCCAGATCCTGATGGGGCGGGCCGCCCACGCGGTCACCGTGGCCCGGGAGAGCCGGGCGGGCCAGAGCGACCCGCTCAAGGCGGTCGGTCCGGAAGGGAAGATCACCCTGCTCGGCGTGTCGGCGGCCTTCCAGCGCGTCGTGGAGCTGGCGCGCAAGGTGGCCCGCACGGATGCATCGGTGTTCATCACCGGCGAGAGCGGATCCGGCAAAGAGGTCATCGCCCAGTTCATCCATCACAACAGCCGCCGCAGCAGCCGGGAGATGATTCCGCTGAACTGCGCCGCGCTTCCCGAGACGCTGCTCGAGTCCGAGATGTTCGGGCACGTGGAGGGTGCGTTCACGGGTGCCGTGAAGGAGAAGATCGGCCTGCTGGAAGCCGCCAACGGGGGCACGCTCTTCCTGGACGAGCTCACGGAGATGCCGCTGCCCATCCAGGCCAAGCTGCTGCGCGTCATCCAGGACGGCGTCGTGCGCCGCCTCGGAAGCACCTCCACCGACGCGGTGGTCAACGTGCGCTTCCTGGCCGGCACCAACGAGGATCCGATGGGCGCGGTGGAGAAGGGCAAGCTGCGGCGGGATCTCTACTACCGCCTGCGCGTGGTGCCCATCCACATCCCGCCGCTCCGGGAGCGTCCGGAGGACATCCCGGTGCTGGCGGAGCATTTCCTCAAGCAGTTCTGGAAGCAGCACCGGGGTGCCAACGAGGAAGCGCCACGCCTCACGGACGAGGCCATCGACGCGCTGCTCGACTGCCCCTGGCGCGGGAACGTCCGTGAGCTGCGCAACGTGATGGAGCACTCGGTCGTGTTGCTCCAGCCGGGCGTGGACATCCAGGCCGACCAGATCCCGTTCATCGATCGCGCCGAAGGCGGCGAGGTCTCCACGGGCGGGAACCTGCTGCGCGAGGTCCCGCTCAACCAGGACTACCACACGGCGCGCGAGCAGGTGCTGGCCGAGTTCGAGAAGAGCTACCTCCAGCGCATCGTGCGGACGGCGCGCGGGAACATGTCCGACGCCGCCCGGATCGCCGGGGTGGACCGGACCACGCTCTATCGGCTCATGCAGAAGCACGGGCTGGATCGGCACGACCTGCTCACCCGCGGCGACTGA
- a CDS encoding sugar transferase, producing the protein MNVIAAGLLLIVAAPLMLLIAFLVKVTSPGPVLYRQPRVGLDQRNGIDRRGDNRSGHDRRRRDRGGKVFTIFKFRTMRVEQDAPQVWAQEDDPRITPLGRFLRRTRLDELPQLFNILRGDMNLVGPRPEQPDIFRRLRQEVSQYPARQRVLPGITGWAQVNHKYDECIEDVARKVDLDLEYISERSAWNDFRIMVRTIPVMLFGKGSR; encoded by the coding sequence GTGAATGTGATCGCCGCCGGGCTCCTGCTGATCGTGGCGGCGCCCCTGATGCTGCTGATCGCCTTCCTGGTCAAGGTCACCTCGCCGGGTCCCGTCCTCTACCGTCAGCCCCGTGTAGGGCTCGACCAGCGCAACGGGATCGATCGACGGGGAGACAACCGCAGCGGGCACGATCGCCGGCGGCGGGATCGGGGGGGCAAGGTCTTCACGATCTTCAAGTTCCGCACGATGCGCGTCGAGCAGGATGCCCCGCAGGTCTGGGCCCAGGAAGACGACCCCAGGATCACCCCGCTCGGGCGGTTCCTGCGGCGCACGCGGCTGGACGAGCTGCCGCAGCTCTTCAACATCCTCAGGGGTGACATGAACCTCGTCGGTCCGCGGCCGGAGCAGCCCGACATCTTCCGACGCCTCCGCCAGGAGGTCTCGCAGTATCCCGCCCGGCAACGCGTTCTGCCCGGAATCACCGGTTGGGCACAGGTCAACCACAAGTACGACGAGTGCATCGAGGACGTGGCCCGCAAGGTGGACCTGGACCTGGAGTACATCTCCGAACGCTCCGCCTGGAACGACTTCCGCATCATGGTCCGCACGATCCCCGTGATGCTGTTCGGGAAGGGGTCGCGCTAG